One window of Streptomyces sp. SUK 48 genomic DNA carries:
- the miaA gene encoding tRNA (adenosine(37)-N6)-dimethylallyltransferase MiaA: protein MSSASPAPRVIAVVGPTAAGKSDLGVFLAQRLGGEVVNADSMQLYQGMDIGTAKLTPEERGGVPHHLLDVWDVTEAASVAEYQKLARGHIDALLAEGRWPILVGGSGLYVRGAVDNLEFPGTDPEVRARLEEELALRGSGALHARLAAADPAAARAILPGNGRRIVRALEVIEITGQPFTANLPGHDSVYDTVQIGVDVARPELDDRITRRVDRMWDDGLVDEVRVLEARGLREGRTASRALGYQQVLAALAGECTEAEARAETVRATKRFARRQDSWFRRDPRVHWLSGAEADRGELPEQALTLVERPVTA from the coding sequence TGAGCAGCGCATCCCCCGCCCCCCGAGTCATCGCCGTCGTCGGACCCACCGCGGCCGGAAAGTCCGATCTCGGCGTCTTCCTGGCCCAGCGACTCGGCGGCGAGGTCGTCAACGCCGACTCGATGCAGCTCTACCAGGGGATGGACATCGGCACCGCCAAGCTGACGCCCGAGGAGCGCGGCGGCGTACCCCACCACCTCCTGGACGTCTGGGACGTCACGGAGGCCGCCTCGGTCGCCGAGTACCAGAAGCTGGCCCGCGGCCACATCGACGCGCTGCTCGCCGAGGGCCGCTGGCCGATCCTCGTCGGCGGCTCCGGGCTGTACGTCCGCGGCGCCGTCGACAACCTGGAGTTCCCCGGCACCGACCCCGAGGTCCGCGCCCGCCTGGAGGAGGAGCTGGCCCTGCGCGGCTCCGGCGCCCTGCACGCCCGCCTGGCCGCCGCCGACCCCGCGGCCGCCCGCGCGATCCTGCCCGGCAACGGCCGCCGTATCGTCCGCGCCCTCGAGGTGATCGAGATCACCGGCCAGCCCTTCACCGCCAACCTCCCCGGCCATGACTCGGTCTACGACACCGTCCAGATCGGCGTCGACGTGGCCCGCCCGGAACTGGACGACCGGATCACGCGCCGTGTCGACCGGATGTGGGACGACGGTCTCGTGGACGAGGTGCGCGTGCTGGAGGCGCGGGGGTTGCGCGAGGGGCGCACGGCCTCGCGCGCGCTGGGATACCAGCAGGTGCTCGCGGCACTGGCCGGTGAGTGCACGGAAGCGGAGGCGCGCGCCGAGACCGTGCGCGCCACCAAGCGCTTCGCGCGCCGACAGGATTCGTGGTTCCGCCGCGACCCCCGGGTGCACTGGCTGAGCGGCGCCGAAGCCGACCGCGGGGAACTTCCGGAGCAGGCCCTGACGTTGGTCGAACGACCGGTCACAGCCTGA
- the dapF gene encoding diaminopimelate epimerase has product MSTRIAFLKGHGTENDFVIVPDPDNAIELSPAAVAALCDRRAGIGADGVLHVVRSAAHPEARAMAGEAEWFMDYRNSDGSIAEMCGNGVRVFARYLQHAGHVAEGDLTIATRGGVKSAHIAKDGDVTVGMGGARLPEGDVTVRVGERSWPARNVNMGNPHAVAFVADLAHAGDLYGPPPVSPEGAYPDGVNVEFVVDRGPRHVAMRVHERGSGETRSCGTGACAVAVAAARRDGADPAVTGTPATYTVDVPGGRLVITERPDGQVEMTGPAVIVAEGVIDGEWLENALR; this is encoded by the coding sequence ATGAGCACGCGGATCGCCTTCCTCAAGGGTCACGGCACGGAGAACGACTTCGTGATCGTCCCGGACCCCGACAACGCCATCGAGCTGTCCCCGGCCGCCGTGGCCGCCCTGTGCGACCGCCGGGCCGGCATCGGCGCCGACGGCGTGCTGCACGTGGTGCGCTCCGCCGCGCACCCCGAGGCGCGGGCGATGGCCGGCGAGGCCGAGTGGTTCATGGACTACCGCAACAGCGACGGCTCGATCGCGGAGATGTGCGGCAACGGCGTCCGCGTCTTCGCCCGCTACCTCCAGCACGCCGGGCATGTCGCCGAGGGCGACCTCACCATCGCCACGCGCGGCGGCGTCAAGAGCGCGCACATCGCCAAGGACGGGGACGTGACCGTCGGCATGGGCGGCGCCCGCCTCCCCGAGGGGGACGTCACGGTGCGCGTCGGCGAGCGCAGCTGGCCCGCCCGGAACGTCAACATGGGCAACCCGCATGCGGTCGCCTTCGTGGCCGACCTCGCACACGCCGGCGACCTGTACGGCCCGCCGCCGGTCAGCCCCGAGGGTGCGTACCCGGACGGGGTCAATGTGGAGTTCGTCGTGGACCGCGGCCCCCGCCATGTCGCGATGCGGGTGCACGAGCGCGGCTCCGGCGAGACCCGCTCCTGCGGCACCGGCGCCTGCGCCGTCGCCGTGGCCGCCGCCCGCCGCGACGGCGCCGACCCGGCCGTCACCGGCACCCCCGCGACGTACACCGTGGACGTGCCCGGCGGACGCCTGGTCATCACCGAACGGCCGGACGGGCAGGTCGAGATGACCGGACCCGCGGTGATCGTCGCCGAAGGAGTGATCGACGGCGAGTGGCTGGAAAACGCCCTTCGCTGA